One genomic region from Balaenoptera musculus isolate JJ_BM4_2016_0621 chromosome X, mBalMus1.pri.v3, whole genome shotgun sequence encodes:
- the RIPPLY1 gene encoding protein ripply1 isoform X1, translating to MDPVARAPAPASAPALAQGPLVLPGLGNPSPLLSSGQEVDRSERGACPWRPWLSATNDFPRQVKKPVDLAAGGATGAEVTKVDSEFHHPVRLFWPKSRSFDYLYSDGEILLQNFPVQATINLYEDSASEEEEEEEEEDEEREGADEKGPEGCVKAPGPAPHGASAPRPSLLLTCPN from the exons ATGGACCCTGTTGCTcgtgccccagccccagcctcagctccagcCCTAGCACAAGGCCCCCTGGTGCTCCCTGGCCTGGGAAACCCATCGCCCCTTCTCTCCTCTGGACAAGAAGTAGACAGAAGTGAACG AGGAGCTTGTCCTTGGAGACCCTGGCTGTCTGCTACCAATGACTTCCCAAGGCAGGTGAAGAAACCTGTGGATTTG GCTGCCGGTGGGGCAACAGGTGCCGAGGTCACCAAGGTTGACTCTGAGTTCCATCACCCTGTCAG GCTCTTCTGGCCTAAATCCCGTTCCTTTGACTACCTGTACAGTGATGGGGAGATTTTACTGCAGAACTTCCCTGTCCAGGCAACCATCAACCTCTATGAGGACTCAGccagcgaggaggaggaggaggaggaagaggaggacgaggagagggagggggcagatGAAAAAGGGCCAGAAGGGTGTGTGAAGGCACCAGGGCCAGCACCGCACGGGGCCTCAGCTCCTCGTCCCTCCCTGCTCCTGACCTGTCCCAACTGA
- the RIPPLY1 gene encoding protein ripply1 isoform X2 has translation MDPVARAPAPASAPALAQGPLVLPGLGNPSPLLSSGQEVDRSERGACPWRPWLSATNDFPRQAAGGATGAEVTKVDSEFHHPVRLFWPKSRSFDYLYSDGEILLQNFPVQATINLYEDSASEEEEEEEEEDEEREGADEKGPEGCVKAPGPAPHGASAPRPSLLLTCPN, from the exons ATGGACCCTGTTGCTcgtgccccagccccagcctcagctccagcCCTAGCACAAGGCCCCCTGGTGCTCCCTGGCCTGGGAAACCCATCGCCCCTTCTCTCCTCTGGACAAGAAGTAGACAGAAGTGAACG AGGAGCTTGTCCTTGGAGACCCTGGCTGTCTGCTACCAATGACTTCCCAAGGCAG GCTGCCGGTGGGGCAACAGGTGCCGAGGTCACCAAGGTTGACTCTGAGTTCCATCACCCTGTCAG GCTCTTCTGGCCTAAATCCCGTTCCTTTGACTACCTGTACAGTGATGGGGAGATTTTACTGCAGAACTTCCCTGTCCAGGCAACCATCAACCTCTATGAGGACTCAGccagcgaggaggaggaggaggaggaagaggaggacgaggagagggagggggcagatGAAAAAGGGCCAGAAGGGTGTGTGAAGGCACCAGGGCCAGCACCGCACGGGGCCTCAGCTCCTCGTCCCTCCCTGCTCCTGACCTGTCCCAACTGA